Proteins co-encoded in one Chitinivibrio alkaliphilus ACht1 genomic window:
- a CDS encoding U32 family peptidase has product MKLSVAYTFEPGLIEGLAPYSEIYEVYGKAGEDPLGGGRSSYTLRQVSFRSLAKTVQKCHAQGIAFNYLLNGASLGGIEQTRRGHRIIRKLLDRLSHMGVDSLTVTSPFLTRLIKKQYPHFSIRVSAFAMIDSPEKARQWEDLGGDALCLSAISCNRDLRLLEDIRRSVQTDLQLIVNSSCLPYCAYEPTHMNLLSDSSRKGHPLKGMCIDYCILNCAQKRFSDPRNFLRAVWIRPEDVHIYESIGINSFKILERSCPKDLLIKRVEAYARRSFTGNLYELVGPVAAIKKEQGTELRQRLKMIRTMFKPGKVPMKSLLRMKRFGESLIPHAYDRDSSYIYIDNTRLNGFLESYLAKPTTCGTCGATCVCASWVDRAVSYSPSQLAQLAHEAAALEEDVHTSRFWGCSFSE; this is encoded by the coding sequence ATGAAGTTGAGTGTCGCATATACCTTCGAGCCGGGACTTATTGAAGGGCTGGCTCCCTATTCTGAAATATATGAAGTGTACGGTAAAGCCGGGGAAGACCCCCTTGGGGGAGGACGTTCCTCCTATACCTTACGCCAAGTATCCTTCCGCTCTCTGGCGAAAACGGTGCAAAAATGCCATGCCCAGGGAATCGCCTTCAACTATCTTTTGAACGGAGCAAGTCTTGGCGGTATTGAACAGACCCGTCGCGGACACCGCATTATACGAAAACTTCTAGACCGATTAAGCCACATGGGGGTTGACAGTCTCACCGTAACATCCCCGTTTCTTACGCGGCTTATCAAGAAGCAGTACCCGCATTTTTCCATACGAGTGAGTGCCTTTGCCATGATTGATTCTCCCGAAAAGGCACGGCAATGGGAAGATCTTGGGGGTGATGCCCTTTGTTTGAGTGCCATTTCCTGCAACAGAGATTTGAGACTTCTTGAAGACATCCGGCGTTCCGTACAAACAGATCTGCAGCTTATTGTGAATTCTTCCTGTCTGCCGTACTGTGCCTATGAGCCAACTCATATGAATCTTCTCAGCGACTCATCTCGCAAGGGGCACCCCTTGAAAGGGATGTGTATTGATTACTGTATTCTTAATTGTGCGCAAAAGCGTTTTTCCGACCCGAGAAATTTTCTTCGCGCTGTATGGATACGTCCAGAAGATGTACATATCTACGAATCTATTGGGATTAACTCCTTCAAGATTCTTGAGCGAAGCTGTCCAAAAGATCTCCTTATCAAGCGGGTGGAAGCGTATGCCCGTCGTTCTTTTACAGGTAATCTCTATGAGTTGGTGGGGCCGGTGGCTGCCATAAAAAAAGAGCAGGGCACAGAACTGCGGCAACGACTGAAGATGATTCGTACCATGTTTAAACCGGGCAAGGTTCCCATGAAAAGTTTATTGCGTATGAAGCGGTTCGGTGAATCCCTTATTCCACACGCCTACGATCGCGACTCCAGCTATATTTACATTGATAACACGCGTTTGAACGGTTTTTTAGAGTCCTATCTGGCAAAACCAACGACTTGCGGCACCTGCGGTGCTACTTGTGTGTGTGCGTCGTGGGTAGACCGGGCAGTTTCTTACTCCCCCTCACAGCTCGCGCAACTTGCCCATGAAGCAGCGGCTTTAGAAGAGGATGTTCATACCTCGCGGTTTTGGGGATGCTCTTTCTCTGAATAA
- a CDS encoding aldehyde dehydrogenase family protein: protein MKTENRDIATRVHVLTQIKSALMEGESALVAALKEDLGKPWHEAWPSEIGIVYSEIDHIIKHLAAWMRPKKMPFCPLFFPGRSFTERHPFGTVLIISPWNYPAGLILSPLIGAIAAGNRVILKPSERAPKTEQVLSELFSQKWCRPYIELCTGSTEEVRKRIKIEADMVCFTGSTATGRVVMADAAQRPIPVLLELGGANPALVFSHADLKAAAERIAWGKFFNSGQTCVAPNHCYISADVAEEFTHLLQQTITEFYGDAPQESPHYGRMIDSRAVEEVQKRIQGAEIICGGDFSPSQKYIAPTLLRCDKESPLVQEEIFAPILPLISVENIENHVEELLAQNDSLALYGFGDTKKTKARLSAINTGSLVINGTLHRMASPRIPFGGVGKSGFGRYHGKAGFLAFSYEKTLVLKHKTREISGIYPPYTMSKKILKWIGKYM, encoded by the coding sequence ATGAAAACAGAGAATAGAGATATTGCAACACGCGTGCACGTACTCACCCAAATTAAATCAGCCCTCATGGAAGGGGAGTCTGCCCTCGTGGCAGCTCTGAAAGAAGATTTGGGAAAACCATGGCATGAAGCATGGCCCAGTGAAATTGGTATTGTCTATTCGGAAATAGATCATATTATAAAGCATCTTGCCGCGTGGATGCGTCCGAAAAAAATGCCTTTCTGTCCCCTTTTTTTTCCGGGCAGATCCTTCACGGAACGCCATCCCTTTGGAACAGTGCTCATTATTTCACCCTGGAATTATCCCGCAGGACTTATTCTTTCTCCCCTCATTGGGGCCATTGCCGCAGGCAACCGGGTAATCCTCAAACCATCAGAACGTGCCCCCAAAACCGAACAAGTCCTCTCAGAACTGTTTTCTCAAAAATGGTGCCGTCCGTATATTGAGCTTTGCACGGGAAGCACAGAAGAGGTGCGCAAACGTATAAAAATAGAGGCTGATATGGTCTGTTTTACCGGTTCAACAGCCACAGGACGGGTGGTAATGGCCGATGCAGCACAACGTCCAATCCCTGTTTTACTTGAGCTGGGTGGAGCAAACCCTGCCTTGGTGTTTTCTCACGCAGACCTAAAAGCTGCCGCAGAGCGTATTGCTTGGGGGAAATTTTTCAATAGCGGCCAAACGTGCGTAGCCCCAAATCACTGCTATATCTCTGCAGATGTTGCCGAAGAGTTTACCCACCTACTACAACAAACAATCACGGAGTTCTATGGGGATGCTCCACAAGAATCCCCCCATTACGGGCGCATGATCGACTCCCGAGCCGTGGAAGAAGTCCAAAAGCGAATCCAGGGTGCGGAGATTATTTGTGGAGGAGATTTCTCTCCCTCTCAGAAGTATATTGCACCAACCCTGCTACGCTGTGACAAGGAGAGCCCCCTTGTGCAAGAAGAAATTTTTGCCCCCATACTCCCCCTTATTTCTGTGGAAAATATCGAAAACCACGTAGAGGAGCTTCTTGCACAGAACGACTCCCTTGCCCTCTACGGCTTTGGCGATACAAAGAAAACGAAAGCACGTCTTTCTGCAATTAATACGGGCTCCCTTGTTATTAATGGAACCCTCCATCGCATGGCCTCACCACGCATCCCCTTTGGTGGTGTCGGAAAAAGTGGTTTTGGCCGGTATCACGGTAAGGCCGGCTTTTTAGCCTTTTCCTATGAAAAGACCCTTGTTCTGAAACATAAAACGAGGGAGATATCCGGGATATACCCGCCCTATACGATGAGTAAAAAGATACTGAAATGGATCGGAAAATATATGTAG
- a CDS encoding phytoene desaturase family protein: MNNKQTAVVIGGGLGGLSAAISLANRGYTVDLYEKNDHVGGKLNTASMEGFQFDLGPSILTLPDIFRTLFTEAGKNFDDYCTIFELSTHWRNFFEDGTVFDFSASKEKTRTEIDALFPGMGKKLDAYFAYCEEQYEICQRGYFSKGVDTFTGMFRATPLGDLLRRLDIFRTMHRTNTAYFGNTPVRDAFDYFIKYVGASALDAPGFMNLLSGVQFEKGLWYVQGGLFSLSRALERLAREVGVRLHTGQEVRHICTDGTKATGVSVDGKDVFASVVVCNMEVLPALRTLTSVSEKRIARLEERFPPACSGIVIHLGVDMTYPNLAHHNFIYAHDQIDHFKRVFRKKILPDDPTLYVVASTRTDASQAPAGCENIKILPHIPPLDPETPLSREEYDTLAEVCINKLERLACPNLRRHIVVRDQWCPWDIQKRYYSNRGAIYGTDTIHRRNFALKIPKKSKDLENLWFVGGSVNPGGGMPMAVLSGIQAARQITRELPLY; encoded by the coding sequence ATGAACAATAAACAGACAGCCGTTGTTATCGGCGGAGGGCTGGGGGGGCTGTCAGCAGCAATTTCCTTGGCAAATCGGGGCTACACCGTAGACCTTTATGAAAAAAATGATCACGTGGGTGGGAAGCTCAACACAGCATCTATGGAAGGGTTTCAATTTGATCTTGGACCGTCTATTCTGACCTTGCCGGATATATTTCGTACGCTCTTTACAGAGGCAGGAAAAAATTTTGATGACTACTGCACTATCTTTGAGCTTTCAACCCATTGGCGTAACTTCTTTGAAGATGGTACGGTCTTTGATTTTTCAGCGTCGAAAGAGAAAACACGCACTGAGATAGACGCGCTCTTTCCCGGAATGGGGAAAAAGCTGGATGCGTATTTCGCCTACTGCGAAGAGCAGTATGAGATTTGTCAGAGGGGGTATTTTTCAAAGGGAGTTGATACTTTTACCGGAATGTTTCGTGCGACCCCTTTGGGAGATCTCCTAAGACGACTGGATATCTTTCGCACCATGCACCGAACGAACACGGCTTATTTTGGTAACACCCCGGTACGTGATGCCTTCGATTATTTCATAAAATATGTGGGAGCCTCTGCTTTGGATGCTCCGGGATTTATGAATCTCTTGAGCGGAGTTCAGTTTGAAAAGGGCCTATGGTATGTACAGGGCGGATTATTTTCTCTTTCTCGTGCTCTGGAGCGACTTGCGCGAGAGGTGGGAGTACGTTTGCATACGGGACAGGAGGTGCGGCACATATGCACAGATGGAACGAAGGCGACGGGGGTATCTGTTGATGGGAAAGATGTTTTCGCATCAGTGGTTGTGTGCAATATGGAGGTTTTACCTGCCCTTCGTACTCTTACTTCGGTTTCTGAAAAGAGAATCGCTCGACTTGAAGAACGGTTTCCCCCTGCCTGCTCCGGTATTGTGATTCACCTCGGTGTAGACATGACCTACCCTAACCTTGCCCATCATAACTTTATCTATGCCCACGATCAGATAGATCATTTTAAACGGGTATTCCGAAAGAAGATTCTTCCCGATGATCCAACTCTGTATGTTGTTGCTTCAACGCGAACGGATGCTTCTCAGGCCCCCGCAGGATGTGAGAATATTAAAATACTTCCTCATATACCACCTCTTGATCCTGAAACCCCGCTTTCCCGGGAAGAGTATGATACTCTTGCAGAGGTCTGTATTAATAAATTAGAACGGCTGGCATGTCCGAACCTGCGTCGTCATATTGTGGTACGTGATCAGTGGTGTCCGTGGGATATCCAGAAGCGGTACTATTCAAACCGCGGTGCTATTTATGGTACCGACACGATACATCGGCGTAATTTTGCCCTGAAGATTCCCAAAAAGAGCAAAGATTTAGAAAATCTCTGGTTTGTCGGGGGCAGTGTGAACCCAGGAGGAGGAATGCCCATGGCGGTTCTTTCGGGTATCCAGGCGGCACGGCAGATTACTCGTGAACTCCCTCTCTATTAA
- a CDS encoding methyltransferase domain-containing protein: protein MRRPCFFLKTRSQKPEMMDLPHSDKEKLYRTLRHFSLINLFFTGSRKLLRRTVLRDMEQSPKTHRVLLEIGSGGGDTARWLIKKSRSMGLSLSIICCEKDPRAVEFLRTACAKEPCITIVEADFFDLSGPAYEVDYVFANHLLHHLADAQIPPMLTQAYQRARRGVVFNDLRRSCMAYVLYFFAASLFFRKSFARKDGLLSIQKGFTHDEAQNMLRACPDIPLVTRGTFPFRCIWKSSFL, encoded by the coding sequence ATGCGCCGACCCTGCTTTTTTTTGAAAACCCGGAGCCAAAAACCCGAGATGATGGACCTGCCCCATAGTGATAAAGAGAAACTCTACCGTACCCTTCGTCACTTTTCTCTCATAAACCTCTTCTTCACGGGATCACGGAAGCTGCTTCGGAGAACAGTCCTTCGTGACATGGAGCAATCCCCCAAAACACATCGGGTTCTTCTTGAAATCGGATCTGGAGGGGGAGACACCGCCCGTTGGCTTATCAAAAAAAGCAGATCTATGGGGCTCTCCCTCAGTATTATCTGCTGCGAGAAAGACCCGCGTGCCGTGGAGTTTCTTCGTACGGCCTGTGCCAAAGAACCGTGTATCACCATCGTTGAAGCAGACTTTTTTGATCTTTCAGGACCGGCCTATGAAGTAGATTACGTATTTGCAAACCACCTACTACACCATCTCGCGGATGCACAGATCCCCCCCATGCTCACGCAAGCATACCAGCGCGCCCGCCGGGGAGTTGTCTTTAACGATTTGCGTCGCTCTTGTATGGCCTACGTGCTCTACTTCTTTGCCGCCTCCCTATTCTTTCGTAAGAGCTTTGCACGGAAGGACGGCCTCTTATCAATACAAAAAGGATTTACTCACGATGAAGCACAGAATATGCTCCGGGCATGCCCTGATATCCCCCTTGTCACTCGTGGTACATTCCCTTTCCGGTGTATTTGGAAAAGTAGCTTCCTGTAA
- the hflX gene encoding GTPase HflX — MFDIEREQSLSESVILAALYMPRKMDEELFEEDLAEMETLIATAGAEVADIFVQKRDKPRFSTWFGAGKLDEISRRMKETNSKCLVIDAELKPSQIQNIEAIICGKVIDRSQLILDIFALHARTNEAKIQVELAQLNLMYPRLTRMWSHLSRQSGGIGTRGPGETQLETDKRLVQKKIAQLKKSLKKIKKSREVQRRGRSDTFRISLVGYTNVGKSTLLNALCGADVLVRDELFATLDTASKKGYIPSVGEVVISDTVGFLRKLPHHLVASFRSTLEVAQETDLLLIVMDASSKWFSHQLDTVRDVLGDLSAGHKPAKIIFNKIDRVDDPLQLRQIECEFPQASFVSALDKESVQQLKHDLGETIHEVRADKKQAAAIEKRAGTYIHVG, encoded by the coding sequence ATGTTTGATATTGAACGAGAGCAGTCGCTTTCAGAATCAGTAATCTTGGCAGCTCTCTACATGCCACGAAAGATGGATGAAGAGCTCTTTGAAGAAGATTTAGCAGAGATGGAAACCCTTATCGCAACCGCCGGAGCTGAGGTTGCAGATATCTTTGTGCAAAAACGTGATAAACCACGTTTTTCTACGTGGTTTGGTGCAGGTAAATTAGATGAGATTTCTCGGCGCATGAAAGAAACAAATAGTAAATGTCTGGTGATAGATGCTGAGCTCAAGCCAAGTCAAATACAAAATATCGAGGCTATCATCTGCGGGAAGGTCATTGATAGAAGTCAGCTTATTTTGGATATCTTTGCCCTTCATGCCCGTACGAATGAAGCAAAAATTCAGGTGGAATTGGCCCAGCTCAATCTCATGTACCCGCGTTTGACCCGCATGTGGTCTCACTTGTCTCGTCAAAGCGGGGGTATTGGTACGCGAGGTCCCGGTGAAACACAGTTGGAGACAGATAAACGGTTAGTGCAAAAAAAGATTGCTCAGCTGAAAAAATCGCTTAAGAAAATTAAGAAAAGTCGTGAAGTGCAACGCCGGGGCCGTTCTGATACCTTCCGCATCTCCCTTGTGGGGTATACCAATGTGGGTAAGTCAACCCTCCTGAATGCTCTGTGTGGGGCTGATGTGCTCGTGCGGGACGAACTGTTTGCAACCCTTGATACGGCCTCCAAAAAAGGGTATATCCCCTCTGTAGGTGAGGTTGTTATTTCCGATACCGTTGGTTTTTTGCGAAAGCTTCCCCACCATTTGGTGGCCTCCTTTCGTAGTACCTTAGAGGTGGCGCAGGAGACAGATCTTCTTCTGATTGTCATGGATGCTTCCAGTAAATGGTTCTCACACCAGCTCGATACGGTGCGGGATGTTTTGGGTGATCTCTCTGCTGGGCATAAACCAGCAAAGATTATCTTCAATAAGATTGATCGTGTGGATGATCCTTTGCAGTTACGACAGATTGAGTGTGAATTTCCCCAAGCTTCCTTTGTATCAGCCCTGGATAAGGAGTCTGTCCAGCAATTAAAGCACGATTTGGGAGAGACCATCCATGAAGTTCGTGCCGACAAAAAGCAGGCCGCAGCTATAGAAAAACGAGCTGGAACATATATCCATGTGGGGTAA
- the map gene encoding type I methionyl aminopeptidase — translation MIGRNEPCWCGSGKKYKKCHLRQDKEQNRGVQKNPLIKSADEIEKMRAAGAFNASLMDYLRPFIVPGISTEKINSLAHEYTLDHGHRPATLGYHGFPKSLCTSINNVVCHGIPSSEDILRDGDIVNVDITTVVDGYFGDQSETFLIGAVSPPVKELVRVTAEATMRAIGAIAPGRPLSIVGDEIDPFVRQAGYSVVRSYTGHGIGSRFHENMTVLHHKNREGRGTILEPGMTFTIEPMVNMGGYAVYTDRTDGWTVYTKDGSLSAQFEHTLLVTDDGYEVLTQTASQKEAGTLIVLPE, via the coding sequence ATGATAGGACGGAATGAACCATGCTGGTGCGGTTCGGGAAAGAAATATAAGAAATGTCATCTGAGACAAGATAAAGAGCAGAACAGGGGGGTGCAGAAAAACCCCTTGATAAAAAGTGCCGATGAGATTGAGAAGATGCGGGCTGCAGGGGCGTTTAACGCTTCTTTAATGGATTACCTTCGTCCCTTTATTGTCCCAGGCATTTCCACAGAAAAAATAAACAGCCTCGCCCATGAATACACCCTAGACCATGGGCATCGTCCGGCAACCCTCGGATATCACGGATTTCCCAAGTCTCTCTGTACCTCCATAAACAACGTGGTCTGTCATGGCATCCCGTCCTCGGAAGATATTCTGCGTGACGGAGATATCGTAAATGTGGATATTACCACTGTGGTGGACGGATATTTTGGAGATCAATCAGAAACATTTCTTATCGGTGCCGTTTCGCCACCGGTAAAAGAGCTCGTACGGGTAACAGCGGAAGCAACTATGCGAGCTATTGGCGCGATTGCACCGGGGAGACCACTCTCCATTGTAGGAGATGAGATAGACCCCTTTGTACGACAGGCAGGCTATTCTGTTGTGCGGAGTTATACCGGGCACGGGATCGGTAGTCGCTTTCATGAGAATATGACCGTACTCCACCATAAAAATCGCGAAGGGCGGGGCACAATTCTTGAGCCGGGCATGACCTTCACCATAGAACCCATGGTAAACATGGGGGGGTATGCCGTGTATACTGATCGCACTGATGGGTGGACGGTGTACACCAAGGACGGCAGTCTTTCAGCACAGTTTGAGCACACACTTCTCGTGACCGACGACGGATATGAGGTGCTTACACAGACCGCATCTCAGAAAGAGGCGGGAACCCTTATCGTACTACCGGAGTGA
- a CDS encoding YceI family protein: MKHLCILICILPLIVWADSRTAVAVVEGGFDARATGHSFSGEFPTQSGDATLRMDDSTVSMTLSVPVTDISTNNSRRDNNMYEMFETDAYENITGEVTEVPLKTLRDAQKLPLSLTIRDMTEDIKGTISDWEDENGQISFSLSFTVSLETFDLDPGSPLPGLRVHDDVEVSLSVYVDPS, encoded by the coding sequence ATGAAACACCTCTGCATTCTCATTTGTATTCTTCCTCTAATCGTATGGGCAGACTCCCGTACAGCCGTTGCTGTTGTTGAAGGCGGATTCGACGCTCGCGCCACGGGACACTCTTTTTCAGGTGAGTTTCCCACCCAGTCTGGCGATGCCACGCTCCGTATGGACGATAGTACTGTATCCATGACCCTTTCTGTACCTGTTACAGATATCTCCACAAATAACTCACGGCGTGATAATAATATGTATGAAATGTTTGAAACTGACGCCTACGAAAATATCACCGGAGAAGTTACGGAGGTTCCCTTGAAGACCCTGCGCGATGCCCAGAAACTCCCCCTTTCCCTTACGATTAGGGATATGACAGAAGATATTAAAGGTACCATTTCAGACTGGGAAGATGAAAATGGACAGATCTCATTTTCTCTTTCTTTCACGGTCTCTCTCGAGACCTTTGACCTTGACCCCGGCTCTCCCTTGCCGGGATTACGCGTGCACGATGATGTAGAAGTATCTCTTTCTGTATATGTGGATCCGTCATGA
- a CDS encoding glycosyltransferase translates to MLLGVLTIILCLGAVAGVLVLGRIRLLPQGDDAELGGRIDCSIIIPARNEAERLPSLLSGIQQQDISFRELIVVDDSSDDATAEVARSYGASVVSVADKPAGWTGKTYALQYGARHAHGTYLVFLDADLVPQPSFLRRLFATNIPRGTIRSVQPWHRVVKPYEQLSLIFNLLQLAGSGGFSLFSASPSGSFGPCMALHRTTYDSLGGHERVKNCVLENFSLGRILQDEGGNQELFVGAGALAFRMYPQGVKELWDGWVKGFASGADSTKPLFLLLSVLWVSALLFTWAPQFFLQSAPHISTALLLLFPIQLLCVMFRTGSFSWYNILVLPLHGLFFITVFAVSTVRIKILKRVSWRGREISL, encoded by the coding sequence ATGCTCTTGGGGGTACTCACGATTATTCTCTGTCTTGGGGCTGTGGCTGGTGTTCTGGTTCTTGGCCGTATTCGCCTTCTTCCCCAGGGTGATGATGCGGAACTCGGAGGCAGAATTGATTGTTCAATTATTATTCCTGCTCGAAATGAGGCAGAGCGTCTTCCCTCTTTACTTTCAGGGATACAACAACAGGATATCTCCTTTCGGGAGCTTATTGTGGTTGATGATTCCTCAGACGATGCTACCGCAGAGGTGGCTCGTTCCTATGGGGCATCGGTTGTATCGGTGGCGGATAAGCCCGCTGGTTGGACGGGTAAAACCTATGCACTTCAGTATGGTGCACGTCATGCCCACGGCACATATCTTGTTTTTCTGGATGCGGATCTAGTGCCGCAGCCCTCCTTTCTGCGTCGTCTCTTTGCCACGAATATTCCTCGCGGAACCATTCGATCTGTTCAGCCATGGCACCGGGTTGTGAAGCCGTATGAACAACTCTCTCTCATATTTAATTTGTTGCAACTTGCTGGCTCCGGTGGTTTTTCTCTTTTTTCCGCATCTCCTTCGGGAAGTTTCGGTCCATGCATGGCACTTCATAGAACCACCTATGATTCCTTGGGAGGGCATGAGCGGGTAAAAAACTGCGTCTTAGAGAATTTTTCCTTGGGGCGAATCCTGCAAGATGAAGGGGGGAACCAAGAGCTTTTTGTTGGTGCAGGGGCACTGGCTTTTCGTATGTACCCTCAGGGTGTCAAAGAACTCTGGGATGGGTGGGTGAAAGGTTTTGCCAGTGGTGCAGATAGTACAAAACCACTATTTTTACTGCTGTCTGTTCTCTGGGTTTCCGCCCTTCTCTTTACATGGGCTCCTCAGTTTTTCCTCCAGAGCGCTCCTCATATTTCTACGGCTCTTCTTCTTCTGTTTCCTATTCAGCTTTTATGTGTCATGTTTCGCACAGGTTCTTTCTCGTGGTATAACATCCTCGTTTTGCCCTTGCACGGTCTCTTTTTTATTACCGTATTTGCCGTATCTACAGTGCGAATCAAAATTCTCAAACGGGTTTCTTGGCGGGGGCGGGAGATATCTCTGTGA
- a CDS encoding YihY/virulence factor BrkB family protein → MWGKRAPGQVVLSVLSTFWQLCRTYIRRRGNFYAKAMAFSFLLTFIPIVMVLLWGVSMLLSRNVELQNVFISQLVEMVPPAASEFVQERIYEIIRSRSWRNLGIFGIVILIWAPNSLFSTLIHGLRVMMQVDEPAHSPWVRHLFTFTVHYLVAFLVVLFSLISMVLNSFLPVDSLPPILEGVQSYWVTTMVLFLTLASLYLMSYGEGLSWRILALVSFALAVLWHVFHFLGARIISSSGEAEVFYGIFAGVAVVMTWSLLFSAAILFGGLCIASMSSSEEAGPERKYNL, encoded by the coding sequence ATGTGGGGTAAGAGGGCTCCTGGACAGGTTGTACTTTCTGTCCTGAGTACGTTTTGGCAGTTGTGTCGTACCTACATTCGTCGGCGGGGTAATTTCTACGCTAAGGCCATGGCTTTCTCGTTTCTTCTGACCTTTATTCCCATTGTTATGGTTTTGCTCTGGGGGGTAAGTATGCTTCTGTCACGCAATGTAGAGTTGCAGAATGTGTTTATTTCACAATTGGTAGAAATGGTCCCCCCGGCGGCATCAGAGTTTGTACAGGAGCGTATATACGAGATTATCCGTAGTCGCTCGTGGCGGAATCTCGGCATATTCGGTATTGTTATTCTTATCTGGGCGCCAAATTCTCTGTTCTCTACGCTTATACACGGCTTGCGTGTAATGATGCAGGTTGATGAACCTGCACACTCTCCATGGGTTCGACATCTATTCACCTTTACCGTACACTATCTCGTGGCATTTCTTGTGGTTCTTTTCAGTCTGATCTCTATGGTCCTCAACTCCTTCCTTCCTGTTGACTCGCTTCCGCCAATTCTGGAGGGGGTACAGTCCTATTGGGTGACGACCATGGTACTCTTTCTTACCTTGGCATCTCTGTATCTTATGAGTTATGGTGAAGGCCTTTCCTGGCGTATTCTTGCCCTTGTCTCCTTTGCTCTTGCAGTATTATGGCATGTCTTTCATTTTCTGGGAGCCCGGATTATCAGCAGCTCCGGCGAAGCGGAAGTTTTTTACGGGATCTTTGCCGGGGTTGCTGTGGTTATGACCTGGTCCTTACTATTCTCTGCGGCCATACTGTTTGGTGGGCTGTGTATTGCCTCTATGAGCTCTTCTGAAGAGGCAGGGCCAGAAAGGAAGTATAATTTATGA
- a CDS encoding phytoene desaturase family protein: MAPRIGIVGAGPGGLTSAMILAHRGYDVDVFEKEATLGGRNASLQLGDYTFDVGPTFLMMTFILREVFEHAGKNLDDYCTVIPLDPMYRLDFGEISLEPSAHHEKMRAQIARLFPGEEEGFDRLLKREKSRYEYMYPCLQRPYSTAGSMLSKTLLRAVPHLSMGKSLYGVLSDYFQSEELKTAFTFQAKYIGMSPWQCPGLYTMIPYVEHAFGIDHVTGGLSAISEAMAQVTREHGGKIYLSTPVKQIETDSKKRARGVILESGERHSYDAVIVNADFGYAATNLFAPGVIRKWQKKTLDKKKYSCSTFMLYLGLDTLYDEPHHQIVFAEDYKANIGDIVSEKRLSDDMSIYIRNASKTDPTLAPKGHSALYILVPVSNTRAPFSWDEKRTREYRRKILDRIIARTGMKDLESHIVEEKCLTPDMWEHEFNLFDGSTFNLGHNLSQMLYLRPRNKFEEVGNCYLVGGGTHPGSGLPTIYESGKISANLVSEEYPLS, from the coding sequence ATGGCACCTCGAATTGGTATTGTCGGCGCTGGCCCCGGAGGGCTCACCTCCGCCATGATTTTGGCACACAGAGGATATGATGTTGATGTCTTTGAAAAAGAAGCAACCCTTGGCGGTCGAAATGCGTCTTTACAATTGGGCGACTACACCTTCGATGTGGGCCCTACCTTTCTCATGATGACCTTTATTTTACGGGAGGTCTTTGAGCACGCGGGAAAGAATCTGGATGATTACTGTACGGTTATCCCCCTTGACCCAATGTACCGCCTTGATTTTGGTGAAATTTCCCTTGAACCGAGTGCGCATCATGAAAAGATGCGCGCTCAAATCGCACGCCTCTTTCCCGGAGAAGAGGAGGGCTTTGACCGATTACTGAAACGGGAAAAAAGCCGCTATGAATATATGTACCCCTGTTTACAGCGCCCATACAGCACTGCTGGCTCAATGCTTTCCAAAACGCTATTACGGGCAGTACCGCATCTCTCCATGGGAAAATCACTCTATGGCGTGCTCTCCGATTACTTTCAGAGTGAAGAGTTGAAAACAGCCTTCACCTTTCAGGCAAAATATATCGGTATGTCTCCTTGGCAATGCCCCGGCCTCTACACAATGATCCCCTACGTGGAACACGCCTTCGGCATTGACCACGTCACGGGTGGCCTCAGTGCTATCTCAGAGGCAATGGCACAGGTAACCCGTGAACACGGTGGAAAAATCTACCTCTCCACACCGGTAAAACAGATTGAGACAGACAGCAAAAAACGAGCACGGGGTGTTATTTTGGAATCGGGAGAACGACACTCCTACGATGCGGTAATTGTTAATGCAGACTTCGGCTACGCGGCAACCAACCTCTTTGCACCGGGAGTGATTCGCAAGTGGCAGAAAAAGACCCTTGATAAGAAAAAATATTCCTGCTCAACCTTTATGCTCTATCTTGGTCTGGATACACTCTATGACGAACCCCACCACCAAATTGTCTTTGCGGAAGACTACAAGGCAAACATCGGCGATATAGTGTCGGAGAAACGCCTCTCCGATGACATGTCAATTTATATTCGAAATGCCAGCAAAACAGATCCAACCCTAGCTCCCAAAGGTCATTCGGCGCTGTACATTCTGGTGCCGGTCAGTAATACCCGCGCGCCCTTCTCATGGGATGAAAAACGGACCCGGGAATACCGGAGAAAAATCCTTGATCGTATCATTGCGCGAACAGGCATGAAAGATCTTGAGTCACATATTGTGGAAGAAAAATGCCTGACCCCTGATATGTGGGAACATGAGTTCAACCTCTTTGATGGTTCCACCTTTAATTTAGGACATAATCTTTCTCAAATGCTGTACCTGCGTCCACGAAATAAGTTTGAAGAAGTCGGGAACTGTTATTTGGTTGGCGGTGGTACCCACCCCGGCTCAGGGCTTCCCACCATTTATGAATCAGGGAAGATCTCTGCGAACCTCGTTTCCGAGGAGTATCCTCTCTCCTAA